In a single window of the Anaerotruncus rubiinfantis genome:
- a CDS encoding 3-deoxy-7-phosphoheptulonate synthase, with product MAMHLNKELPLPAFLKAEYPLPERLARIKEERDCEIRKIFTGESDKFIVLAGPCSADNEDAVCEYVSRLAKVNAEVSDRLMVIPRIYTNKPRTTGEGYKGMLHQPQPDKAPNLLAGIIAIRRMHIRAIAETGLTAADEMLYPENRSYLDDLLSYEAVGARSVENQQHRLTASGMDIPIGMKNPTSGDFSVMLNSVIAAQHSHNFIYRGNDVTTDGNDLAHVILRGGVNKYGRSIPNYHYEDLVRLLEMYQKLDLKNRAVIVDVNHSNSNKQFKEQIRIVSEVLHSRNYNPDLKKLVKGVMIESYLEEGSQPIGSKQVYGKSITDPCLGWEDTKRLLYKIAESC from the coding sequence ATGGCAATGCACCTGAACAAAGAGCTGCCGCTTCCGGCTTTTCTCAAAGCGGAATATCCGCTGCCGGAGCGGCTCGCAAGGATAAAAGAAGAACGCGACTGTGAAATCCGTAAAATTTTCACCGGCGAATCGGACAAATTCATCGTGCTGGCCGGACCCTGTTCGGCCGACAACGAGGACGCAGTCTGCGAATACGTTTCGCGGCTGGCCAAGGTGAACGCCGAAGTTTCGGACCGGCTGATGGTGATCCCACGCATCTATACCAACAAGCCCCGCACCACCGGTGAAGGCTACAAGGGGATGCTGCACCAGCCGCAGCCGGATAAAGCGCCGAACCTGCTGGCCGGGATCATCGCGATCCGCCGGATGCACATCCGCGCGATCGCGGAAACCGGACTCACCGCCGCCGACGAGATGCTCTATCCGGAAAACCGCAGCTATCTTGACGACCTGCTCTCTTATGAAGCGGTCGGCGCGCGCTCGGTGGAAAATCAGCAGCACCGCCTCACCGCGAGCGGCATGGATATTCCCATCGGGATGAAAAATCCCACGAGCGGCGACTTTTCGGTCATGCTCAATTCGGTGATCGCAGCTCAGCATTCCCACAATTTCATCTACCGCGGAAACGATGTCACCACCGACGGCAACGACCTTGCCCATGTCATTTTGCGCGGCGGAGTCAACAAATACGGCCGCAGCATCCCGAACTACCACTATGAGGATCTGGTGCGCCTTTTGGAAATGTACCAAAAGCTCGACCTCAAAAACCGCGCGGTTATCGTGGATGTCAACCATTCAAATTCGAATAAACAGTTCAAGGAGCAGATCCGCATTGTAAGCGAGGTGCTCCACAGCCGCAACTACAATCCCGATCTGAAAAAGCTGGTTAAGGGTGTGATGATCGAAAGCTACCTCGAGGAAGGCAGCCAGCCGATCGGCTCCAAACAGGTCTACGGAAAATCGATCACCGACCCATGTCTCGGCTGGGAAGATACCAAAAGGCTGCTCTACAAAATTGCGGAAAGCTGTTGA
- a CDS encoding winged helix-turn-helix transcriptional regulator translates to MEKDLPACPVETTLMLISDRWKVLIIRDLLDGTKRFGELKKSIGHITQKVLTANLRDMEASGLLTRKVYAEVPPRVEYTLTETGYSLKPILDAMVAWGTEYRAKAGL, encoded by the coding sequence ATGGAGAAGGATTTGCCGGCCTGCCCGGTGGAAACAACCCTGATGCTGATCAGCGACCGCTGGAAGGTACTGATCATCCGGGATCTTTTGGATGGGACCAAACGTTTCGGTGAACTGAAAAAATCGATCGGCCATATCACCCAGAAGGTGCTGACGGCAAACCTGCGGGATATGGAGGCGAGCGGGCTGCTCACCCGGAAGGTCTATGCCGAGGTGCCGCCGCGTGTCGAATACACGCTGACCGAAACAGGTTACAGCCTCAAACCGATTCTGGACGCGATGGTTGCCTGGGGAACCGAATACAGGGCGAAGGCGGGCTTGTAA